A section of the Pirellulales bacterium genome encodes:
- a CDS encoding Rieske 2Fe-2S domain-containing protein — protein sequence MESHPDYGAATSNPVAGRRSFLQWLTYALGGIAAALAGIPLIGYFLGTPKRRVEWVNLGWVDKFPPNETRVVAFDNPLRTPWDGATAQTNVFVRYEGKDASQADQFLVLGVNCAHLGCPVSWFPQSGLFMCPCHGGVYYANGERASGPPPRGLFACVWRISAGKLEIQAPHFPTLQDTLKEPA from the coding sequence ATGGAAAGTCATCCTGACTACGGCGCCGCGACGTCGAACCCCGTCGCGGGACGCCGCTCATTCTTGCAATGGCTCACTTACGCGCTGGGGGGCATTGCCGCCGCGCTTGCCGGCATTCCGCTTATCGGCTATTTCTTGGGGACACCGAAGAGAAGGGTTGAGTGGGTCAACTTGGGATGGGTCGACAAGTTCCCGCCGAATGAAACGCGCGTGGTCGCGTTCGACAATCCGCTGCGGACGCCGTGGGACGGCGCGACCGCGCAGACCAACGTCTTCGTGCGTTACGAGGGGAAAGACGCGAGCCAAGCCGATCAGTTTCTGGTGCTTGGCGTCAATTGCGCGCACCTGGGATGCCCGGTCTCGTGGTTTCCGCAGTCTGGGCTGTTCATGTGCCCATGCCACGGCGGAGTTTATTACGCCAACGGCGAGCGGGCTTCCGGCCCGCCGCCGCGCGGTCTCTTTGCTTGCGTGTGGCGAATCAGCGCTGGGAAGTTGGAGATTCAGGCCCCGCACTTTCCAACATTGCAAGACACTTTGAAAGAACCGGCGTGA